A genomic window from Chrysiogenia bacterium includes:
- the pilB gene encoding type IV-A pilus assembly ATPase PilB: MSGRLGELLVREKLISPVQLQQALEEQKKSGERLGTTLTRLGLVEESELTSFLSKQFGVPSINLSEFEIDEEVIRLIPHDQAQKYKLIPVNRAGATLIVAMADPSNIMAIDDIKFVTGYNIEVVVATEQAIEEATERYYSALQAEDEFDTDDLLDGMDDLEGVEFGDEDEDVDMDALAAASEDAPVIKLCNYILMEAIKRGASDIHIEPYEKSYRVRYRTDGDLEEIMRPPLKLKNAITSRLKIMSSLDIAERRLPQDGRIKLKMGRNKSMDYRVSVCPTLFGEKIVLRLLDQSNLQLDMTKLGFDDYQLAQWKDGIERPNGMCLVTGPTGSGKTTTLYSALAELNSEDVNISTAEDPVEFNFAGINQVQMKDDIGLNFAAALRSFLRQDPDIILVGEIRDFETAEIGIKAALTGHLVLSTLHTNDAPATVSRLLNMGVEPFLVASSVNVILAQRLAKRLCPECKEPEEANWKALIDAGMPEDWKDTFSPYRGKGCKVCNDSGMKGRVAVYNVMLMHDELKELILNGASTLEIKREAMELGMRTLRQSGLLHIKNGMTTLEEVVRISVPD; encoded by the coding sequence ATGAGCGGTCGTCTTGGAGAGCTTCTTGTTCGCGAAAAACTCATCAGCCCGGTGCAGCTGCAGCAGGCGCTTGAAGAACAGAAAAAGAGCGGTGAGCGCCTCGGCACGACACTGACACGACTGGGACTCGTCGAAGAGAGTGAGCTGACCAGCTTCCTCTCGAAGCAGTTCGGCGTGCCCTCGATCAACCTCAGCGAGTTCGAGATCGATGAGGAAGTCATCCGGCTGATCCCGCACGATCAGGCGCAAAAATACAAGCTGATTCCCGTCAACCGCGCCGGTGCCACGCTCATCGTGGCCATGGCCGATCCCTCGAACATCATGGCCATCGACGACATCAAGTTCGTCACCGGTTACAACATCGAAGTGGTTGTGGCCACCGAGCAGGCCATTGAAGAGGCGACCGAGCGCTACTACTCCGCACTCCAGGCCGAAGACGAGTTCGATACCGATGACCTGCTCGACGGCATGGATGATCTTGAGGGTGTTGAATTCGGCGATGAGGACGAGGACGTCGACATGGACGCCCTGGCCGCGGCATCCGAGGACGCGCCGGTCATCAAGCTCTGCAACTATATCCTGATGGAGGCAATCAAGCGCGGCGCCTCCGACATTCACATCGAACCCTACGAGAAGTCCTACCGCGTGCGTTACCGCACCGACGGTGACCTCGAAGAAATCATGCGGCCGCCGCTCAAGCTCAAGAACGCGATCACCTCGCGCTTGAAGATCATGAGTTCGCTCGATATTGCCGAGCGCCGCCTTCCCCAGGACGGCCGCATCAAGCTCAAGATGGGCCGCAACAAGTCGATGGACTATCGCGTGTCGGTTTGCCCCACGCTCTTTGGCGAAAAAATCGTGCTCCGGCTCCTGGACCAGTCGAACCTGCAGCTCGATATGACGAAGCTCGGATTCGACGACTACCAGTTGGCGCAGTGGAAAGACGGCATCGAGCGTCCCAATGGTATGTGCCTGGTGACCGGTCCCACGGGTTCGGGCAAGACGACGACTCTCTACTCCGCGCTTGCCGAGCTCAACTCCGAGGACGTGAATATCTCGACGGCCGAAGATCCCGTCGAATTCAACTTCGCCGGCATCAACCAGGTGCAGATGAAGGACGACATCGGCCTGAACTTCGCCGCGGCCCTCCGCAGCTTCCTTCGACAGGATCCCGACATCATCCTGGTGGGCGAGATTCGCGACTTCGAGACGGCGGAAATCGGGATCAAGGCCGCCCTCACGGGCCACCTGGTTCTCTCCACGCTGCATACCAACGACGCGCCGGCCACCGTCTCGCGCCTTCTGAACATGGGCGTCGAGCCTTTCCTGGTGGCGTCTTCGGTGAACGTGATCCTGGCCCAGCGCCTTGCCAAGCGCCTTTGCCCCGAGTGCAAGGAACCCGAAGAGGCGAACTGGAAGGCGCTCATCGATGCGGGCATGCCCGAGGACTGGAAAGACACCTTCAGCCCCTATCGGGGCAAGGGCTGCAAGGTCTGCAATGACAGCGGCATGAAGGGGCGCGTGGCGGTTTACAACGTGATGCTGATGCACGACGAGCTCAAGGAACTGATCCTCAATGGTGCCTCGACGCTGGAGATCAAGCGTGAGGCGATGGAACTGGGAATGCGC